One genomic segment of Paenibacillus durus includes these proteins:
- a CDS encoding IS3 family transposase, with amino-acid sequence MKKLEYENERLRAENAFFKKLQELESRPTLSAHRQERIYLAIQAVHEQEAFPVQLLCDLAGISRSSYYKWRAHRPSARERENRKLTDALISLYEQVGGIYGYRRLTLHLRRQTEQALNPKRIRR; translated from the coding sequence ATGAAGAAGCTGGAATATGAGAATGAGCGGCTTCGGGCCGAGAATGCGTTCTTCAAAAAGTTGCAGGAACTCGAAAGCAGGCCGACGCTAAGCGCACATCGTCAGGAACGGATTTATCTGGCCATTCAGGCGGTTCATGAGCAAGAAGCCTTCCCGGTCCAGCTGTTATGTGATCTTGCAGGGATTTCACGATCCAGCTACTACAAATGGCGGGCGCATCGCCCCAGTGCCCGTGAACGGGAAAACCGGAAGCTTACCGATGCCCTGATTTCGCTGTACGAGCAGGTTGGGGGAATCTACGGATACCGCCGACTAACCCTGCATCTGCGCCGGCAGACGGAACAAGCGTTGAATCCCAAGCGAATCCGCCGCTGA
- a CDS encoding helix-turn-helix domain-containing protein, translating to MQKPPYQVAQKLMILQAMESGQISIRAAAKIYGIGRTTLAEWQPRYEVYGYAGLETRTRNRRYSAEFKLQAVLDYLSGSLSQSQIIDKYQIVSRTQLRNWVKTYNDHSSIKIYSGGTKAMTKGRTTTWQERIDIVLYCLAQQHDYQKTADHFQVSYQQVYQWVKKYERGGEDALRDGRGGEKRNPKRPPKRNTTSSQ from the coding sequence ATGCAAAAACCACCATATCAAGTTGCGCAGAAACTCATGATCCTACAAGCAATGGAAAGTGGGCAGATAAGTATCAGGGCAGCCGCGAAGATCTATGGCATCGGGAGAACAACCTTGGCAGAGTGGCAGCCGCGATATGAGGTGTATGGCTATGCCGGGCTGGAGACTCGGACCCGTAATCGAAGGTATTCCGCAGAGTTCAAGCTTCAAGCGGTACTGGATTATCTTTCGGGGAGTTTGTCCCAATCCCAAATTATCGATAAATACCAAATCGTCAGCCGAACCCAACTTCGCAATTGGGTGAAGACGTATAATGATCATAGCAGCATAAAAATCTATTCAGGTGGAACAAAGGCTATGACCAAGGGGCGGACGACAACGTGGCAGGAGCGGATAGACATCGTGCTCTATTGCCTTGCACAGCAACACGACTATCAGAAGACAGCGGACCATTTTCAGGTTTCGTACCAGCAGGTGTACCAATGGGTCAAGAAGTACGAGAGGGGTGGCGAGGATGCGCTCCGGGATGGCCGGGGGGGCGAAAAAAGGAACCCGAAGAGACCACCGAAACGGAACACCACAAGCTCGCAATGA
- a CDS encoding gamma-glutamyl-gamma-aminobutyrate hydrolase family protein → MYDRDKESYWMLPGYMKGIEAAGGIPFILPLTSDIEIITKIANMFDGFLFTGGHDVNPEIYGENVEDVCGELCNERDDMETALFKQVVDLDKPAFGICRGIQLFNALLGGTLYQDLPTQFKSGNKIEHKQAPPYSVPVHNVYIEKGNPLYRIIETENFKVNSYHHQGIKELSDQLISVAKAEDGLIEAVIMPQKNLS, encoded by the coding sequence TTGTATGATAGGGACAAAGAAAGCTATTGGATGCTGCCAGGATATATGAAAGGGATTGAAGCTGCTGGTGGAATTCCGTTCATATTGCCGTTAACCTCGGATATAGAGATCATTACAAAAATAGCAAATATGTTTGATGGGTTTCTCTTTACAGGTGGACATGACGTTAATCCCGAAATTTACGGTGAGAACGTAGAAGATGTTTGCGGGGAATTGTGTAATGAGCGGGATGATATGGAGACAGCTTTATTTAAACAAGTTGTAGATTTGGATAAACCAGCATTTGGGATCTGCCGTGGGATACAGTTGTTTAACGCTTTGCTGGGCGGAACTCTATATCAAGATCTTCCGACCCAATTCAAGTCTGGAAATAAAATTGAACATAAACAAGCACCCCCATATTCTGTACCAGTTCACAATGTTTACATAGAAAAAGGTAATCCGCTTTACCGAATTATTGAAACGGAAAACTTTAAAGTCAATAGCTACCATCATCAAGGGATTAAGGAGCTGTCAGATCAACTAATTTCCGTTGCGAAAGCTGAAGATGGACTAATAGAAGCTGTTATTATGCCGCAAAAAAATTTATCTTAG
- a CDS encoding transglutaminase family protein: MNYEIMHTNTFKYETQVDQSLNTIRLKPLTDEVQRLLMYRAEITPASLTKEYTDLWGNQVETFFIPEKHNLLEVKTTSVVSIQRGSFIHEIRYLKRMQDIFHSQQFRQHYLSYLNETDYTLLHPEQLSEVKRGLGEMDNPVQYALRVMRYVYETFTYCGEVTSVDTLARQAFELKKGVCQDLAHVMIGILRACRIPARYVSGYLYVGEDSALKGDAATHAWVEVMVPGIGWVGLDPTNNVEALDNHIRVGTGRDYADVSPLQGVYRGGSSTLEVGVSVTLLE, encoded by the coding sequence ATGAACTATGAAATTATGCATACGAATACGTTCAAGTATGAAACGCAGGTCGATCAAAGCCTGAATACGATCCGGCTTAAACCTTTGACGGACGAAGTACAGCGGTTGCTAATGTACCGGGCGGAGATTACGCCGGCTTCCCTGACCAAAGAATACACCGATTTGTGGGGCAATCAGGTGGAGACTTTTTTTATACCCGAGAAGCATAATCTGCTGGAAGTGAAGACCACGTCGGTCGTGAGCATTCAGCGAGGTTCCTTTATTCATGAAATCCGGTATTTGAAACGGATGCAGGATATTTTTCATTCTCAGCAATTCCGGCAGCATTATCTGTCCTATCTGAACGAGACCGACTATACTCTTCTGCACCCGGAGCAGTTGTCAGAAGTGAAGCGCGGGCTGGGCGAGATGGACAATCCCGTTCAGTACGCTTTACGGGTCATGAGGTATGTATACGAAACGTTCACCTATTGCGGAGAGGTGACAAGCGTGGATACGCTGGCCCGGCAGGCTTTTGAGCTGAAAAAAGGGGTGTGTCAGGATCTGGCCCATGTCATGATCGGCATCCTGCGCGCGTGCCGCATCCCGGCCCGGTATGTAAGCGGGTATTTGTACGTCGGCGAAGATTCCGCCCTTAAGGGCGATGCGGCTACTCATGCCTGGGTCGAGGTGATGGTACCTGGCATCGGCTGGGTCGGCCTTGACCCGACCAACAATGTGGAGGCGCTGGACAATCACATTCGTGTTGGAACAGGGCGCGATTATGCCGATGTCAGCCCGCTGCAGGGCGTGTACCGCGGGGGCAGCAGCACGCTTGAAGTCGGCGTGTCCGTGACGCTGCTGGAGTAA
- a CDS encoding DUF4177 domain-containing protein gives MYKYEFVSISVGTLSGKLKEDYRQVIEQHSARGWKLHSIVPMPVLAGGQVSTLELIFERFEQ, from the coding sequence ATGTATAAATATGAATTTGTATCCATTTCCGTAGGAACGCTGAGTGGCAAGTTGAAGGAAGATTACCGGCAGGTGATCGAGCAGCATTCAGCAAGGGGATGGAAGTTGCACAGCATTGTCCCGATGCCAGTGCTGGCGGGGGGCCAGGTGTCAACGTTGGAGCTAATCTTCGAACGTTTTGAACAATAA
- a CDS encoding acyltransferase family protein, giving the protein MNKETSEKKLFYLDGIRGLAAFAVVISHYIQVFYPAALNGRPQQAHFEWDIWYGHSPINLFYNGQFAVCLFFVLSGYVLSVKMFEKELDSETFQKLLHSSALRRYIRLAVPAAVSVLLVYLAIITNAFHLQEIWGTTWTDMKKNYYALDTNVYTVIKAAIFDPFFRFKAHPYNPVLWTMSYELLGSFLIFGLLALFGRVKKRWIVYVVLSISFIQTYFVAFLWGMLLADLLKHKWVQSKITAVLVLLMGIYLGSAPYTPLMGTMYEPIEVWTKNINEWIQFDIEPRLLARTLGSVMILFALLRLKVLQHVFGWKPFAYLGQISFSLYLIHFTFLNTFSAFLFSKVIHHFRYNLAYAITFLVSMVPLFILSHYYMKYIDQGALKLARKVEKKMTA; this is encoded by the coding sequence ATGAATAAAGAGACATCCGAAAAAAAGTTATTCTATTTGGATGGCATTAGGGGACTCGCGGCATTTGCCGTGGTTATTTCGCACTACATACAAGTATTTTATCCAGCTGCGTTAAATGGAAGACCGCAACAAGCTCATTTTGAATGGGATATCTGGTACGGACATTCTCCAATTAATTTATTTTATAATGGACAATTTGCCGTTTGTTTGTTTTTTGTGCTAAGTGGTTATGTGCTCAGTGTCAAAATGTTTGAAAAAGAGCTCGATAGTGAGACCTTTCAAAAATTGTTGCATTCCAGCGCCCTACGAAGGTACATTCGGCTTGCCGTGCCGGCAGCGGTATCCGTATTGCTTGTGTATCTAGCAATTATTACGAATGCCTTTCATCTCCAAGAAATATGGGGAACAACTTGGACGGATATGAAAAAGAACTACTACGCTTTAGATACTAATGTATATACCGTTATCAAGGCTGCTATTTTTGATCCGTTTTTCCGTTTTAAAGCACATCCTTACAATCCAGTCCTTTGGACAATGAGCTATGAGCTATTAGGTTCTTTTTTAATTTTCGGTCTTCTTGCTTTATTTGGACGAGTGAAAAAAAGATGGATTGTGTATGTGGTCTTATCTATTTCTTTTATTCAAACCTATTTTGTCGCTTTTTTGTGGGGAATGCTGCTCGCCGATTTACTCAAGCACAAATGGGTCCAAAGTAAAATAACGGCAGTACTTGTGCTTTTAATGGGGATTTACTTAGGTTCGGCGCCTTATACTCCATTAATGGGGACTATGTACGAACCCATAGAAGTGTGGACAAAAAATATCAATGAATGGATTCAATTTGACATCGAACCACGACTTCTTGCACGAACCCTAGGTTCTGTTATGATTTTGTTTGCTCTGCTTCGTTTAAAAGTGCTGCAGCATGTGTTTGGATGGAAACCGTTTGCTTATTTAGGACAAATTTCATTTTCTCTTTACCTCATTCATTTCACTTTCCTAAATACGTTCTCCGCGTTCCTGTTTAGTAAAGTGATTCATCATTTTAGATATAATCTTGCCTATGCAATTACGTTTCTGGTTTCCATGGTGCCCTTATTTATTTTGTCGCATTACTATATGAAATATATTGATCAAGGTGCTTTAAAACTAGCTCGAAAAGTTGAAAAAAAGATGACCGCATAA
- a CDS encoding IS3 family transposase has product MSRVGRCIDNGPMKSFWGTLKCERYYLHSYSTFEELQHDMEDYIHFYNNERLQAKLNGLIPMEFRTKAA; this is encoded by the coding sequence ATGTCCCGAGTGGGTCGATGTATCGATAACGGTCCCATGAAGTCCTTTTGGGGAACCCTCAAGTGTGAGCGGTATTACTTGCATTCTTACTCGACCTTTGAGGAACTTCAGCACGATATGGAGGACTATATCCATTTTTACAATAACGAACGGTTGCAAGCCAAATTAAACGGCCTTATTCCCATGGAATTCAGGACCAAGGCCGCCTAA
- a CDS encoding S8 family peptidase: MKKKKPLASLLLLMVCALLAATPFRTVSAVDVGNSQSETIFVLLDRPHQMKTIDSLLSKSQLTADKIQEIGFLKLQGTSEELDRWLKKSASEVDFSWYKDPGESAEAKMLQNRNYWDLHGMEELNAYLWYAEAQTNHYTTYDIQEGNPKVKIALLDSGVDLANEHFGQTILTVDSWNYVDGNNSVQDENGHGTQVAGVLSLLAPKISIVPYKIMNNGGGNSFALLSAIVRAANDGNQVINISAGSYIRLDDAGRILREAYQRAVDYADKMNAIIVASAGNRGTGDKSNAASNEIHAPSMLEHVISVGAVMKSNRLAPYSNYGPYIDFVAYGGYFGDDFDTTGNVNVTDLMLTAFPKSLPNTALDIMLNIPQGYSLSFGTSLAAPQVSATAALLISNYYDRHHHYPQADNIFRLLKQSAVDLGDPGRDDKFGYGEVIVDQALKLKN; this comes from the coding sequence TTGAAAAAGAAAAAACCGCTGGCGTCCCTGTTGCTGCTCATGGTGTGCGCGCTCCTTGCAGCCACGCCTTTCAGAACGGTCAGCGCTGTGGATGTGGGAAACAGTCAGTCGGAGACGATATTTGTTCTGCTGGACAGACCGCACCAAATGAAAACGATCGATTCTCTTCTAAGTAAAAGTCAGCTTACGGCAGATAAAATTCAGGAAATTGGCTTCCTAAAGTTGCAAGGAACTTCTGAGGAATTGGATAGGTGGCTGAAGAAATCCGCAAGCGAGGTGGATTTTTCCTGGTATAAGGACCCCGGAGAATCCGCAGAAGCCAAAATGCTTCAAAACAGAAACTACTGGGATTTGCATGGAATGGAAGAACTGAATGCGTATTTATGGTATGCGGAAGCACAAACTAATCATTATACGACATATGATATTCAGGAAGGCAATCCTAAGGTCAAGATAGCTTTGCTGGACAGTGGTGTGGATTTAGCGAATGAGCATTTTGGACAGACAATTCTTACAGTGGACAGCTGGAATTATGTTGACGGCAACAATAGTGTTCAGGATGAGAATGGCCATGGTACTCAGGTAGCAGGCGTTTTGAGTCTGCTGGCTCCGAAGATCAGCATTGTCCCTTACAAAATCATGAATAATGGTGGCGGGAACAGCTTCGCACTTCTAAGCGCCATCGTTCGGGCAGCCAATGACGGGAACCAGGTGATCAATATCAGTGCTGGCAGTTATATCCGATTGGATGATGCAGGGCGTATTCTGCGGGAAGCTTACCAACGGGCGGTCGATTATGCAGATAAAATGAATGCCATTATTGTGGCGTCTGCTGGAAACCGTGGGACCGGTGATAAATCCAATGCTGCGTCAAATGAAATTCATGCCCCCAGTATGCTGGAGCATGTCATCAGTGTCGGTGCGGTAATGAAGAGCAATCGGCTGGCTCCTTATTCCAACTATGGCCCATATATTGATTTTGTCGCTTACGGCGGGTATTTTGGCGACGACTTCGATACGACCGGAAATGTGAACGTGACGGATCTGATGTTGACGGCATTTCCCAAGTCGTTACCGAACACTGCATTGGATATTATGCTGAATATTCCGCAAGGCTACTCCCTTTCCTTCGGAACGAGTCTGGCTGCGCCGCAAGTATCAGCAACGGCAGCTCTGCTGATTTCGAACTATTACGACAGGCATCATCATTATCCGCAAGCCGATAATATTTTCCGCCTTCTGAAGCAAAGTGCTGTCGATCTTGGCGATCCAGGTAGGGATGACAAATTTGGCTACGGTGAGGTTATTGTGGACCAGGCTCTTAAACTGAAGAACTGA
- a CDS encoding glycoside hydrolase family 32 protein: MSVKFISKKVKGVLYAVLVGLLFTFGFVGSKEAFADSELNRPEYHITPQAEWMNDVQRPLYINGQHHLYYLYNDDFSWGGNGTEWAHAVSTDLVHWERKPVAIEKYKTPYGDPWTGSTVIDENNTAGFGNNAVIALVTMPFEGQSTHLWYSTDGGNSFKHYNIVQHNPTGSADFRDPKIIWHEPTKKWVMLLAERDKVGIYTSSNLKDWEYASSFVRQDIGIVECPDLFQLNVDDNSDTKKWVLMVGGNGFNYGVTTGSSYFVGDFDGREFHAETPVKWLERGADSYTGVTWDAPYTNGNYRYFISWMNNWNYARKLPWDTFNGNTSIVREMRLKTTTEGLKLVQKPVWNLLDSFPTILDIKEEDIYTGQENIFKDFHGLSYSIEAQIDVGDLTEGKFGFSVRDGDGQHADLTYDKSINEFVFNRENSRIKIDVEEFKRPQRVIVKPKDGKIKLDILVDRGAVEVFINDGEYVLSNLVLNDLSSDGLRLWADGHVHLEYLKLRTSNKFTIL; encoded by the coding sequence ATGAGCGTAAAATTTATAAGTAAAAAAGTAAAAGGTGTACTATACGCAGTCCTTGTTGGATTATTATTTACTTTTGGATTTGTTGGATCGAAAGAAGCCTTTGCGGATAGTGAATTAAATCGTCCGGAGTATCACATTACTCCTCAAGCAGAGTGGATGAACGACGTCCAAAGACCTTTATACATCAACGGTCAACACCATCTGTACTATCTTTATAACGACGACTTTTCATGGGGTGGAAATGGTACGGAGTGGGCTCATGCGGTGTCTACGGATTTAGTTCACTGGGAGAGAAAACCAGTCGCTATAGAAAAATATAAAACTCCGTATGGAGACCCTTGGACGGGCAGTACGGTTATCGATGAAAATAACACAGCAGGGTTTGGTAACAATGCTGTAATTGCGTTAGTAACGATGCCATTTGAAGGACAATCTACTCACCTTTGGTATAGTACAGATGGCGGAAATTCCTTTAAACATTATAATATCGTCCAGCATAACCCAACAGGAAGTGCCGATTTTAGAGATCCCAAAATCATTTGGCATGAACCAACAAAAAAGTGGGTCATGCTATTAGCAGAAAGAGATAAAGTAGGGATTTATACATCTTCTAACTTAAAAGACTGGGAGTATGCTTCTTCTTTTGTCAGACAGGATATTGGAATTGTTGAATGTCCTGATCTTTTTCAATTGAACGTAGATGATAATAGCGACACTAAAAAATGGGTCTTGATGGTAGGGGGAAATGGGTTTAATTATGGTGTTACCACAGGTTCCAGTTACTTTGTAGGGGACTTTGATGGAAGGGAGTTTCACGCTGAAACTCCTGTCAAATGGCTGGAACGGGGCGCAGACTCCTATACAGGGGTTACTTGGGATGCTCCGTATACAAATGGGAACTACAGGTACTTTATTTCGTGGATGAATAATTGGAATTACGCTCGCAAGCTCCCGTGGGATACGTTTAATGGAAATACGAGTATCGTAAGAGAAATGCGGCTAAAAACAACAACAGAAGGATTAAAGCTGGTGCAAAAACCAGTATGGAATCTTCTGGATAGTTTTCCCACAATATTGGATATAAAAGAGGAAGATATATACACGGGTCAAGAGAATATTTTTAAAGATTTTCATGGACTTTCTTATTCAATTGAGGCCCAAATAGATGTCGGAGATTTAACGGAAGGAAAGTTTGGGTTTTCTGTTAGAGATGGGGATGGGCAGCATGCAGATTTGACATATGATAAATCAATAAATGAATTTGTGTTTAATAGGGAAAATTCAAGGATAAAGATTGATGTTGAGGAGTTCAAGAGACCACAAAGAGTGATCGTAAAGCCGAAAGACGGGAAAATTAAGTTGGATATATTAGTAGACAGGGGTGCCGTCGAAGTATTTATCAATGACGGGGAATACGTGCTGAGTAATTTAGTATTAAATGATTTGTCTTCAGATGGATTGAGACTATGGGCAGATGGACATGTACATTTAGAGTACCTAAAACTAAGGACTTCTAATAAATTTACGATACTTTAA
- a CDS encoding peptidase domain-containing ABC transporter — protein sequence MFINRTPFVEQMQQTECGICCISMVAGKYNAHKTLRELRNMAGIGRDGVTLYTMRNTAVRLGFKAKVFRAELHQLSQLRLPVIAHWNENHYVVIDKINKNSIKIIDPAVGRQTISYEEFQKSYNFIVLEMTPTEQVVPQKRVSVWGKFLKYLMEIPKKVTIVIIIAIIYQLGTLGMPILVQYLIDNIITANKFQLLSIFMVSVIFLTIVQGFVQFFRGKFIIVLNNTLDKRMMQHFFSHILKLPYQFFQLRSFGDLLFRASSLRIIREMLSSKLVLGLLDFSAITFITIYMLNKSLVLTSLVVGLSLLNVLMLILTKRRLKEVNQDEILKTSQLQSYQTEFLYGIFGIKTAGIEKETYHRWASFLDQLIQAYKNKEGFMNMIASLSGTLQMMSPLLVLWIGAMLVFNNQLSLGELIAFYSLSNNFFSMSGSIVQTINSFMLTGAYLERVQDVLDEPLEHTDDDKESITEFKGNIRLDNVSFRYSEHSDWVVKDISLDIVSGQKIAIVGQSGAGKSTLAKLILGLYMPSNGKVYFDGKDIRELNLSALRKQIGVVPQDVSLFNRSIKDNISLYKEDVSLEEIQSVTKMAEIYEDIVRMPMGFNTMVSELGMNISGGQRQRIALARALLNKPSVILLDEATSSLDHQNEKRIDHFLRRLKCTRVVIAHKLTTIMDSDLIIVMENGEITALGTHHDLLKKSEFYAEFYAKFQEHAYSPV from the coding sequence ATGTTCATAAATAGAACGCCGTTTGTGGAACAAATGCAGCAGACGGAGTGTGGCATATGCTGTATTTCGATGGTTGCCGGGAAATACAATGCCCACAAGACCCTAAGGGAACTGCGGAACATGGCGGGCATAGGCCGTGACGGTGTCACACTGTACACGATGCGAAATACGGCCGTCCGGTTAGGCTTCAAGGCCAAAGTATTCCGGGCGGAATTGCATCAGTTGTCGCAGCTTCGGCTGCCGGTGATTGCCCATTGGAACGAGAATCATTATGTAGTCATCGATAAAATAAACAAAAACAGCATAAAAATTATCGATCCGGCTGTGGGCAGACAAACGATTTCCTATGAGGAATTTCAGAAAAGCTATAATTTCATTGTTTTGGAAATGACCCCGACGGAACAAGTCGTTCCGCAAAAAAGAGTATCGGTTTGGGGCAAGTTTCTGAAGTATCTTATGGAAATTCCTAAAAAAGTGACTATTGTCATTATAATAGCAATTATCTACCAGTTAGGAACACTTGGGATGCCCATCTTGGTCCAATATCTCATTGATAACATTATTACGGCCAATAAATTTCAATTACTGTCCATCTTTATGGTGAGCGTTATCTTTTTGACGATCGTTCAAGGTTTTGTTCAATTTTTCCGAGGCAAATTCATCATTGTACTGAACAATACGTTGGATAAAAGGATGATGCAGCATTTCTTTTCTCATATCTTGAAACTCCCTTACCAGTTCTTTCAATTAAGGTCGTTTGGGGATCTGTTATTCAGGGCGAGTAGCCTCCGGATTATCAGAGAGATGCTCTCTTCTAAGCTTGTACTTGGATTGCTTGATTTCAGTGCGATTACATTTATTACAATTTACATGCTTAATAAATCCTTAGTCTTAACTAGTCTGGTGGTCGGGCTGTCGCTGTTGAATGTTCTGATGCTGATCCTTACCAAACGCAGGTTAAAAGAGGTAAATCAAGACGAAATTCTGAAAACCTCCCAACTTCAGAGCTATCAAACCGAGTTTTTGTACGGTATCTTCGGAATTAAAACGGCAGGCATAGAGAAGGAAACTTACCACCGCTGGGCCTCCTTTCTCGATCAACTGATTCAGGCTTACAAAAACAAGGAAGGGTTCATGAATATGATCGCTTCCCTTTCCGGAACACTCCAAATGATGTCGCCGCTTCTGGTACTGTGGATCGGGGCCATGCTGGTATTTAACAACCAGCTTTCGCTGGGGGAACTGATCGCGTTCTACTCGCTTTCGAATAACTTCTTCAGTATGAGCGGTTCCATCGTCCAAACGATCAACTCGTTTATGTTGACAGGCGCTTATCTTGAGCGGGTCCAGGATGTACTGGACGAGCCGTTGGAGCATACGGACGATGACAAGGAGAGCATTACTGAGTTCAAAGGCAACATCCGCCTAGACAATGTGTCATTCCGATACAGCGAGCACAGCGATTGGGTGGTCAAGGACATTAGCCTTGATATTGTATCCGGCCAGAAAATAGCAATTGTCGGGCAGTCCGGTGCAGGCAAAAGCACCTTGGCCAAGCTAATTCTAGGCCTGTATATGCCGTCGAATGGTAAGGTTTATTTTGACGGCAAGGATATCCGCGAATTGAATCTGAGCGCCTTGCGTAAGCAAATTGGCGTTGTTCCACAGGATGTCTCTCTGTTCAACCGAAGCATTAAAGATAATATCTCTTTGTATAAGGAAGATGTCAGTCTGGAGGAAATTCAAAGCGTCACAAAGATGGCTGAAATCTATGAGGATATTGTCAGAATGCCGATGGGATTTAACACCATGGTATCGGAACTAGGAATGAACATCTCCGGTGGACAAAGACAGCGAATCGCTCTCGCCAGGGCGCTGCTAAACAAGCCGTCTGTCATTCTGCTGGATGAAGCAACCAGTTCCCTGGATCATCAGAATGAAAAGCGCATTGATCATTTTTTAAGACGGCTAAAATGTACCCGGGTGGTGATTGCCCATAAGCTCACGACCATTATGGACTCGGATCTCATCATCGTAATGGAGAATGGAGAAATTACGGCCCTGGGAACGCATCATGACCTACTGAAGAAAAGTGAGTTCTATGCGGAATTTTACGCTAAATTTCAAGAGCATGCGTATTCACCCGTTTGA